A genomic segment from Chitinophaga flava encodes:
- the nuoH gene encoding NADH-quinone oxidoreductase subunit NuoH, with the protein MTNAWWIIGGVLFVLLNTAAGLIWLERRMLALWQDRYGPNRAGPFGLFIVLADTLKLFFKEDWIPPFADKVVFVFAPAVVVASVLMSFVIVPFAPGIVVADMNIGILFFLAMSSLGVYSIVLGGWASNNKYALLGAMRGASQMISYEVFMGLALMGVVVLSGTFNLQQIVEAQRGLWFFIPQLLGFMIFMVAGIAETHRLPFDIPEAESELVAGFHSEYSGMKFGMFFIGEYLGITLISAMVVTLYFGGWLGPAFLPPVIWFVIKTFVFISLFILLRASLPRPRYDQLMEYGWKLLFPLSLLNLLITAAIKLWLNT; encoded by the coding sequence ATGACAAACGCGTGGTGGATCATAGGTGGAGTACTCTTTGTACTCTTAAATACAGCCGCTGGGCTGATATGGCTGGAACGCAGGATGCTGGCTCTCTGGCAAGACCGCTATGGGCCTAATAGAGCAGGTCCCTTCGGACTGTTCATCGTTTTGGCGGATACCCTGAAACTGTTTTTTAAGGAAGACTGGATTCCTCCGTTTGCAGACAAGGTAGTGTTTGTGTTTGCACCGGCCGTAGTGGTGGCCAGTGTATTGATGAGTTTTGTGATCGTCCCTTTTGCGCCGGGCATTGTGGTGGCTGATATGAATATCGGTATCCTGTTTTTTCTGGCGATGTCCTCGCTGGGTGTATACAGTATTGTACTGGGTGGCTGGGCTTCCAATAACAAATATGCGCTGTTGGGCGCCATGAGAGGGGCTTCGCAGATGATCAGCTATGAAGTGTTTATGGGACTGGCCCTGATGGGCGTAGTCGTGCTCAGCGGAACTTTTAATCTTCAACAGATTGTGGAAGCACAACGAGGCCTGTGGTTTTTTATTCCTCAACTATTAGGGTTCATGATATTTATGGTAGCCGGTATCGCCGAAACACACCGCCTTCCATTTGATATACCGGAAGCGGAGAGCGAACTGGTAGCCGGTTTTCACTCGGAGTATTCCGGTATGAAGTTCGGTATGTTCTTCATTGGTGAATACCTGGGCATAACCCTCATCTCTGCCATGGTGGTGACCTTGTATTTCGGTGGCTGGTTGGGCCCTGCCTTTCTTCCGCCAGTCATATGGTTTGTGATCAAAACATTTGTTTTCATTTCGCTGTTCATCCTGTTGCGGGCATCGCTGCCAAGGCCGCGTTATGATCAGTTGATGGAATATGGCTGGAAGCTGTTGTTCCCATTGTCGCTGTTGAATTTGCTGATAACAGCTGCAATCAAATTATGGTTAAATACTTAA
- a CDS encoding outer membrane beta-barrel protein has protein sequence MKKFIIVLGILMSYVMCSFAQKNNPTGNISLKITDAAGKPLPFANVLLRKVKDSTMVKGELSTEAGDCRFEKIPFGQYFIQASQMGYTTYYVPGFTVDAGHTSLTLPAIALQTLSQNLQAVNVTAVKPFIEKSAGKTVLNVENSVTAVGNSALDILKRAPGVQIDNSENVKMKGQSVTVMIDGKLTYLSGEDLTNLLKNTPGESIAQIEILTSPSAKYDASGNGGIINIKTKKGKLTGINGTVNATLSQARYGTYNANGTFNWRTTRFNLFGDLGIADRPFQVTREYSRTFHDNNIVTAQSQDIFQRNRFQRNAAKIGLDYSINDKHTVGVLVNGFKNRFSNQIYSTTSMGLPDMPADSIVNSYTTNNNHFNNIAVNVNYKAVLDTAGREYSIDADYARFRSDRTLMLNDSLFDVAKQLTRNPNGIRNMGGTEITIKSLKGDFSWPLGKNGKIEAGLKASLVTTTNKLYYDSLKSGQYINAPSQSNEFNYQEDVYAAYASYRKQLTPKTGIQMGLRIENTQSDGYSITLKSQVKRSYTDFFPNLTIDQKLNDKNKLSLAYSRRIERPEYAQLNPFMFYLDRYTYFKGNPYLQPQYTNNVELAYTFRDKYIATLGYNRTTDVINEFLMQDDNTKSSISTLINYKRSQIYSLAITLPFQVTKWWSSDNNINTAYNDYYFTHPTLNKPETTNSFTYNFNSTNTITLPHDFKLEVAGYYNSPFVYAIFRGYREYNLNLGIQKTFWNKAATIKLNYNNILRNEAYRGIAETSNMALHIFNTWQFRTASIYFSYRFGNSSIKAARERKTGTSDEQKRAG, from the coding sequence ATGAAAAAGTTCATCATCGTGCTGGGGATACTCATGTCCTATGTCATGTGTTCTTTCGCACAAAAAAACAACCCCACCGGTAATATCTCTTTAAAAATAACTGATGCAGCAGGCAAGCCGTTGCCCTTTGCCAACGTGCTTTTACGCAAGGTGAAGGACTCCACCATGGTAAAAGGAGAACTAAGTACCGAAGCCGGCGACTGCCGTTTCGAAAAAATTCCTTTCGGACAATATTTTATCCAGGCCAGCCAGATGGGTTATACCACCTACTATGTGCCCGGCTTTACAGTAGATGCGGGACATACCTCCCTCACACTGCCTGCTATAGCTTTGCAAACGTTATCCCAAAACCTTCAGGCTGTTAATGTTACTGCGGTAAAACCTTTCATTGAAAAAAGTGCCGGCAAGACTGTACTCAACGTAGAAAACAGCGTCACAGCCGTGGGCAACAGCGCCCTCGATATTCTGAAAAGGGCTCCCGGAGTGCAGATAGACAACAGTGAAAACGTGAAGATGAAAGGCCAGAGCGTAACTGTTATGATAGATGGTAAACTCACCTACCTCAGCGGGGAAGATCTTACCAATCTCCTGAAAAACACACCAGGAGAGTCTATCGCGCAGATAGAAATCCTTACCAGTCCATCTGCCAAATATGATGCCTCCGGTAATGGCGGTATTATCAACATAAAAACAAAAAAAGGAAAACTCACCGGTATCAATGGTACGGTGAATGCTACGCTGTCACAGGCCCGTTATGGCACCTACAATGCAAACGGTACCTTTAACTGGCGCACTACCCGGTTCAACCTTTTCGGTGACCTCGGTATAGCCGACCGTCCTTTTCAGGTGACCCGTGAATACAGCAGGACCTTCCATGATAACAACATCGTTACTGCGCAATCACAGGACATTTTTCAGCGCAACCGTTTTCAGCGCAATGCTGCCAAAATCGGTTTGGATTATTCCATCAATGACAAACATACCGTAGGCGTACTGGTCAACGGCTTTAAAAACCGCTTCAGCAACCAGATTTACAGCACGACCTCTATGGGTCTTCCTGATATGCCCGCCGATTCTATTGTCAATTCCTACACCACCAACAACAACCATTTCAATAATATTGCCGTCAACGTCAACTATAAGGCTGTACTGGACACGGCTGGCCGTGAGTACAGCATCGACGCAGATTATGCCCGCTTTAGAAGCGATCGTACGTTGATGCTGAACGACAGCCTTTTTGATGTTGCCAAGCAACTAACACGCAACCCGAATGGTATCCGCAATATGGGCGGCACAGAGATCACCATTAAAAGTCTGAAAGGTGATTTCTCCTGGCCGCTCGGTAAAAACGGTAAAATAGAAGCCGGACTAAAAGCCAGCCTGGTAACAACTACCAATAAACTGTACTACGACTCCCTGAAAAGCGGACAATACATCAATGCCCCAAGCCAGAGCAATGAATTCAATTATCAGGAAGATGTTTACGCAGCCTATGCCAGCTATAGAAAACAGCTTACACCGAAAACAGGTATCCAGATGGGCCTGCGTATAGAAAACACCCAGTCAGATGGTTATTCCATTACGCTTAAAAGTCAGGTAAAACGTTCTTATACCGACTTCTTTCCCAACCTGACGATCGATCAGAAGCTCAATGACAAAAATAAACTTAGTCTCGCTTACTCCCGCCGCATTGAACGTCCGGAATATGCTCAGCTGAATCCATTCATGTTTTATCTTGACAGATATACTTACTTCAAAGGAAACCCTTACCTGCAGCCGCAGTACACTAACAACGTAGAACTGGCCTATACCTTCAGAGATAAGTATATTGCCACCCTGGGATACAACCGCACCACCGACGTCATTAATGAATTCCTTATGCAGGATGACAATACCAAATCATCTATCAGTACGCTGATCAACTACAAAAGAAGTCAGATATACAGTCTCGCCATCACACTGCCTTTCCAGGTAACCAAATGGTGGAGCAGCGATAACAACATCAACACCGCATACAACGATTATTATTTCACTCATCCGACACTTAACAAGCCAGAGACGACGAACAGTTTCACCTACAACTTTAACAGCACCAATACCATCACGTTGCCACATGATTTTAAGCTGGAAGTAGCAGGTTACTATAACTCTCCGTTTGTATATGCCATCTTCAGAGGTTATAGAGAATACAACCTGAATCTGGGCATACAAAAAACGTTCTGGAACAAAGCTGCCACTATCAAACTGAATTATAACAACATCCTGCGGAATGAAGCCTATCGCGGCATTGCAGAAACCAGCAATATGGCACTGCATATCTTCAACACCTGGCAGTTCAGGACCGCCAGCATCTACTTCAGCTACCGCTTCGGTAATAGCAGCATCAAAGCTGCCCGCGAAAGAAAAACCGGCACTTCTGATGAACAGAAAAGAGCGGGTTAA
- the nuoM gene encoding NADH-quinone oxidoreductase subunit M produces MILLLLILIPLVGGLLSWIAASRSALWSRCIALGCLLINLVIVFQIWATKPAAGGKWLYQFKAAWVPHFGISLNLAMDGLSLLMLVLTFFLGALSVLISWKEINYRVGFFHFNLLFALTGITGVFLTMDLFLFYFFWEMMLIPMYFLIGIWGHANREYAANKFFIFTQAGGLLMLLAILALYFIHGANTGVYTYDYFALLHTPMQQETARWLMLGFLTAFLVKLPAVPFHTWLPDAHTEAPTAGSVVLAGLLLKTGAYGILRLVLPLFPEASLHFAPWIMLLGVLGIIYGGMLAYAQTDLKRLIAYTSVSHMGFVLVGAFSFNPLAYEGVVMQMIAHGISTGALFIIAGALYERIHTRNIQEMGGLWSKVPVMGSAAMIFVMGSLGLPGLGNFVAEFLILLGSWQANRWITVFAAIGLVVATAYSLRIMQKVFFGPSHGQHVLPDLNKRELVIIVALVMAILLLGLYPQPVLNTTQKTDYVVR; encoded by the coding sequence ATGATCCTGCTATTGCTGATATTAATACCCCTGGTTGGCGGGCTGTTATCCTGGATAGCAGCGTCCAGGAGCGCATTGTGGTCCCGGTGTATTGCGCTGGGATGCCTGTTGATCAATCTGGTGATTGTGTTTCAGATATGGGCCACGAAGCCCGCTGCCGGCGGAAAATGGCTGTACCAGTTTAAAGCTGCATGGGTACCGCATTTCGGGATCAGTCTGAATCTGGCAATGGATGGGTTATCGTTGCTGATGCTGGTGTTGACTTTTTTCCTTGGAGCATTGTCGGTATTAATATCCTGGAAGGAAATCAACTATCGGGTTGGTTTTTTCCATTTTAACCTGTTGTTTGCGCTGACGGGCATTACGGGTGTTTTTCTGACGATGGACCTTTTTCTGTTTTATTTTTTCTGGGAGATGATGTTGATACCGATGTATTTTCTGATTGGTATCTGGGGGCATGCCAACCGGGAATATGCAGCCAATAAGTTTTTCATTTTCACACAGGCGGGCGGATTGCTGATGTTGCTGGCCATCCTGGCGTTGTATTTTATTCATGGTGCCAATACCGGGGTATACACCTACGATTATTTTGCATTGCTGCATACGCCAATGCAGCAGGAAACGGCCCGCTGGCTGATGTTGGGATTTCTCACCGCTTTTCTGGTGAAACTGCCGGCGGTGCCGTTTCATACCTGGTTGCCGGATGCGCACACAGAAGCGCCTACTGCCGGTAGTGTAGTACTGGCAGGCCTCCTCCTGAAAACAGGGGCTTATGGTATTCTCCGTTTGGTACTGCCGCTTTTCCCGGAAGCTTCATTGCATTTTGCACCCTGGATCATGCTGCTGGGAGTGCTGGGTATCATTTATGGTGGTATGCTGGCCTATGCACAAACGGATTTGAAAAGACTGATTGCCTATACGAGTGTCAGTCATATGGGGTTTGTGCTGGTAGGTGCCTTTTCTTTTAATCCCCTGGCCTATGAAGGTGTGGTGATGCAGATGATCGCGCATGGCATCAGCACAGGGGCGTTGTTTATCATTGCCGGGGCGCTGTATGAACGGATTCATACGCGCAACATACAGGAGATGGGCGGCTTATGGTCTAAGGTGCCGGTGATGGGCAGTGCGGCCATGATCTTTGTGATGGGCTCTCTGGGGCTGCCCGGGTTGGGTAATTTCGTGGCAGAATTTCTTATCCTGCTGGGTAGCTGGCAGGCCAACCGCTGGATCACAGTTTTTGCAGCCATAGGACTGGTGGTGGCAACTGCTTATTCACTTCGTATTATGCAAAAAGTTTTTTTCGGTCCCAGCCATGGCCAGCATGTATTGCCCGATCTGAACAAGCGGGAACTGGTGATTATTGTGGCGTTAGTGATGGCCATCCTTTTATTGGGACTTTATCCACAACCGGTATTAAACACCACCCAAAAAACTGATTATGTCGTTCGCTGA
- the nuoL gene encoding NADH-quinone oxidoreductase subunit L: MLPALIPAIPFFSACILMLWWKRINHTAVTVIACGSIALSSLVALIVAATVAGHDRLPLVQHVWQWLQVPGFTAGIDFRMDALSVVFTLVITIVGLLIHVYATGYMQEDEDYGRFFACMNLFVGSMLVLVMADNLLLLYLGWEGVGLCSYLLIGFWYKDPANGYAARKAFIVTRVGDTAMAIALFMLYQYTGTLNIPEILQQVGGLWTRGDGVITLIALLLLGGAVGKSAQLPLQTWLPDAMAGPTPVSALIHAATMVTAGVYLIARMHSVFELAPAAQTTTAVIGAATLVIAGFSALVQTDIKRVLAYSTISQIGYMFLALGCGAWSAAIFHFVTHAFFKALLFMGAGAVIVALHHEQDMFKMGGLRKLLPGVFWVFLIGSASLTAIPFVTAGFYSKDQIIWLSWSAAGGHTGYWLAGLLGALLTGMYTFRMVFLVFYGEVKTKVHRIPGSVMMMPLYILAFLSTVAGFIELPHTLGHVTLFSNWLQPVLPAVEILHESLAMEWLSQLISAVLALGGIWLAWCWVIQKPRGMTEFLSMPGQLWLQGFWRRGWDMDALYDALMVKPFVYLSDINSKDLIDKIYTGLAQLMEWCHNMMARTQSGVLRWYIMGVVLGAVAVLSVLIWRLYEV; this comes from the coding sequence ATGCTGCCTGCGCTAATCCCTGCTATTCCTTTCTTCAGTGCATGTATACTCATGCTCTGGTGGAAACGTATTAATCATACAGCCGTTACCGTTATAGCCTGCGGCAGTATCGCCTTGTCATCGCTCGTTGCGCTGATAGTGGCAGCTACGGTGGCTGGACACGACCGGCTTCCGCTTGTGCAGCATGTATGGCAATGGCTGCAGGTGCCAGGTTTTACTGCAGGGATCGACTTTCGCATGGATGCATTGTCGGTAGTGTTCACCCTGGTGATTACGATAGTAGGATTGCTGATACATGTGTATGCTACAGGTTATATGCAGGAAGATGAAGACTATGGCCGCTTTTTTGCCTGTATGAACTTGTTTGTAGGCTCCATGCTGGTACTGGTAATGGCCGACAATCTGTTGTTGTTATACCTGGGTTGGGAAGGCGTCGGACTATGCAGTTATCTGTTGATCGGCTTCTGGTATAAAGATCCGGCCAATGGTTATGCGGCTCGCAAAGCCTTTATCGTGACAAGGGTAGGGGATACTGCAATGGCAATCGCTTTGTTTATGTTGTATCAGTATACTGGTACGCTCAATATTCCTGAAATACTGCAGCAGGTAGGTGGATTATGGACCCGTGGAGATGGAGTGATCACACTGATCGCGTTGCTGTTGCTGGGTGGTGCAGTGGGCAAATCAGCACAACTGCCACTGCAAACATGGTTGCCCGATGCCATGGCTGGTCCTACACCAGTCAGTGCGCTGATACATGCTGCCACCATGGTAACAGCTGGTGTATACCTGATTGCCCGGATGCACAGCGTTTTTGAACTGGCACCTGCCGCGCAAACAACTACCGCTGTAATAGGTGCTGCCACATTAGTCATAGCAGGTTTCAGCGCACTGGTGCAGACAGATATAAAAAGAGTGCTGGCTTATTCTACTATCAGTCAGATAGGGTATATGTTTCTGGCGTTGGGATGTGGAGCCTGGTCGGCAGCAATCTTCCATTTTGTGACACATGCTTTTTTTAAAGCCCTGTTGTTTATGGGAGCTGGTGCCGTGATTGTTGCATTACATCATGAGCAGGACATGTTTAAAATGGGAGGGCTGAGGAAACTGCTACCTGGCGTGTTCTGGGTGTTCCTGATCGGTTCTGCTTCGCTGACGGCCATCCCGTTTGTTACAGCCGGCTTTTACAGCAAGGACCAGATCATTTGGTTGTCCTGGTCTGCAGCTGGCGGCCACACCGGCTACTGGCTGGCTGGACTCCTGGGAGCCTTGCTCACAGGTATGTATACTTTCCGTATGGTTTTTCTGGTTTTTTATGGAGAAGTGAAAACGAAGGTACATCGTATACCCGGCTCCGTTATGATGATGCCGTTATATATACTGGCCTTTCTGTCTACAGTAGCTGGTTTTATAGAGCTACCGCATACGCTGGGACATGTAACGCTTTTCAGTAACTGGCTGCAGCCGGTATTACCGGCGGTAGAGATATTACATGAGTCGCTGGCCATGGAATGGCTGTCACAGCTGATATCAGCGGTGCTTGCCCTGGGCGGCATCTGGCTGGCCTGGTGCTGGGTGATACAAAAGCCTCGTGGTATGACCGAGTTTCTGTCAATGCCCGGCCAGCTATGGTTGCAGGGTTTCTGGAGAAGAGGCTGGGATATGGATGCGCTGTATGATGCGCTGATGGTGAAACCTTTTGTATATCTCTCTGATATTAATAGTAAAGACCTGATCGATAAAATCTATACCGGTTTGGCGCAACTGATGGAATGGTGTCATAACATGATGGCCCGTACGCAGAGCGGTGTGCTTCGCTGGTATATCATGGGCGTGGTGTTGGGCGCTGTGGCCGTGCTGTCGGTATTGATATGGCGGCTATACGAAGTTTAA
- the nuoJ gene encoding NADH-quinone oxidoreductase subunit J, whose product MDITFLIAAIIAVLATVRVITCYHIMHALLYLVVSLLAVAVVLYTFGAPFMAILEIIIYAGAIMVLIIFFVMMLNLGLETVEHEKAWLRPRIWIVPGLFCLVLLGELLFLILQNRQPAAGIQVVSPKQVGMAMFGPYLIAVELVGILLMAGIVGAYHLGRQQGKTLHRFLENNLDT is encoded by the coding sequence ATGGACATCACCTTCCTCATCGCCGCGATCATCGCTGTGTTGGCTACGGTAAGGGTCATCACCTGTTACCATATCATGCATGCCCTTTTATACCTGGTAGTGTCGCTGCTGGCGGTGGCGGTGGTGCTGTATACTTTCGGCGCTCCTTTTATGGCTATCCTGGAAATCATCATATATGCCGGTGCGATCATGGTACTGATCATATTTTTTGTGATGATGCTCAACCTGGGACTGGAAACAGTAGAACATGAAAAGGCATGGCTAAGGCCCAGGATCTGGATTGTACCAGGGCTGTTTTGTCTGGTACTGCTGGGTGAACTGTTGTTCCTGATCCTGCAAAACAGACAGCCCGCTGCTGGTATACAGGTCGTCAGTCCCAAACAGGTGGGCATGGCCATGTTCGGCCCCTACCTGATAGCGGTGGAACTTGTCGGTATCCTGCTGATGGCCGGTATCGTAGGTGCCTATCACCTGGGACGACAACAGGGTAAAACATTACATCGTTTTCTTGAAAATAATCTCGACACATGA
- a CDS encoding NADH-quinone oxidoreductase subunit N, with the protein MSFADFISLGPLITLFTAVVISMLLIAIKRNHRITYAFSLLAYLMALTAIIPAMLYIPHTVPPLLVVDEFSLFNTGLVLAAGFIILLLSYNYFEEREERKEEYYLLLPLATTGALVLVVSRHFMSLFLGLEILSISLYGLIAYLRARERSDEAGIKYLILAALSSAFLLFGMALVYAFTGHMDFPGIGAALRQAGYIPVTVLAGFGMMLIGIGFKLGIVPFHMWAPDIYEGAPLPVAAFIATISKGGMLVVLIRFYLDIHGNDYTMIWWMLAIIAVASMFVGNWLALMQQNIKRILAYSSIAHMGYILVAFLSGVQTGLEAISFYLVAYFITSIGAFGVLIVMSSSIQDAETLHDYSGMFWRYPWVATVFTAMLLSLAGIPLTAGFIGKFYIVMAGVNGHMWFLLFMLVINSVIGLYYYIRIIAMMFKTPATGEELTYIKPSLPVAGNITLMLLTLVLIGLGVYPTAMMQLIQQMMKIIV; encoded by the coding sequence ATGTCGTTCGCTGATTTTATAAGCCTCGGCCCGTTGATCACGCTGTTTACAGCAGTAGTGATTTCCATGCTGCTGATTGCCATCAAACGTAATCACCGCATAACCTATGCTTTTTCCCTGCTGGCTTACCTGATGGCACTCACTGCCATCATTCCGGCCATGTTGTATATCCCGCATACTGTGCCGCCTTTGCTGGTGGTAGACGAATTTTCGCTTTTTAATACAGGACTGGTACTCGCCGCCGGCTTCATCATCTTATTGTTATCCTACAACTATTTCGAAGAAAGAGAAGAGCGGAAAGAAGAGTATTATCTGTTGTTACCGTTGGCTACTACAGGTGCATTGGTGCTGGTAGTGAGCCGCCATTTTATGTCGCTTTTCCTGGGACTGGAAATTCTGAGTATCAGCCTGTATGGGCTGATCGCCTACCTCAGGGCCCGGGAGCGCTCTGATGAAGCCGGTATTAAATACCTGATCCTGGCTGCTTTGTCTTCTGCCTTTTTATTGTTCGGGATGGCGCTGGTATATGCTTTTACCGGGCATATGGATTTTCCTGGTATCGGCGCCGCACTGCGTCAGGCGGGTTATATTCCGGTTACAGTATTGGCAGGTTTTGGTATGATGCTGATCGGTATTGGTTTTAAACTGGGTATTGTACCGTTTCATATGTGGGCGCCGGATATCTATGAAGGCGCGCCTTTACCGGTGGCAGCGTTTATAGCCACTATCTCCAAAGGAGGTATGCTGGTGGTGCTGATTCGTTTTTATCTGGATATTCACGGTAATGACTATACGATGATATGGTGGATGCTGGCCATTATAGCAGTGGCTTCCATGTTTGTGGGCAACTGGCTGGCACTCATGCAGCAGAACATCAAAAGAATACTGGCTTATTCTTCCATTGCACACATGGGTTACATTCTGGTTGCTTTTTTATCAGGTGTGCAAACGGGGCTGGAGGCTATATCCTTTTACCTGGTAGCTTATTTCATCACGAGTATTGGTGCTTTCGGTGTATTGATTGTAATGAGCAGTAGTATCCAGGATGCAGAAACGTTACACGATTACAGTGGTATGTTCTGGCGTTATCCCTGGGTGGCCACGGTGTTTACGGCTATGTTGCTGTCTTTGGCCGGTATTCCGCTGACGGCAGGGTTCATCGGTAAGTTCTATATTGTAATGGCCGGTGTGAACGGACATATGTGGTTCCTGTTGTTTATGCTGGTGATCAATAGTGTGATAGGGTTGTACTATTATATACGAATTATTGCCATGATGTTTAAAACACCGGCTACAGGGGAGGAATTGACGTATATCAAACCCTCGCTGCCTGTAGCCGGTAATATCACACTGATGTTGCTGACTTTGGTGCTGATAGGACTGGGAGTATATCCCACTGCTATGATGCAACTGATACAGCAGATGATGAAAATAATTGTTTAA
- a CDS encoding aspartate kinase: MKVFKFGGASLESVERIKQVAQIVQSFPDDKLLIVISAMGKTTNELEKVAQNFYMRKREISAQLLYNVEQHHIQVAEALLGTRQHPLFQQLQQFFTEAEWTLGEKPVRSYDYYYDQLVGMGELLSTAIVSAFFNTVGLHNTWLDVRDIFRTDDNFRDANIDWAYTQKQVTDKVAPLFNETSIVIAQGFIGSTDQNESVTLGREGSDYSAAVFANMLDAESQTIWKDVEGLKNADPKLFPNTINIPEISYGEVIEMAYYGAQVIHPKTIKPLQNKQIPLLVKCFFDKNLPGTIIKEQADTRQLPPIIVLKRNQVLLTITSKDYAFITEDKISDIYETFHRLKVKINLMQNGAISFSCCIDHNPEKIELLIKALHSGFKIAYNEGLELLTVRYYQDGLLEELSNHHTVLLEQRSRVTVQRLLKK, translated from the coding sequence ATGAAGGTTTTCAAGTTTGGCGGCGCAAGTTTAGAAAGTGTTGAACGCATTAAGCAGGTAGCACAAATAGTTCAGTCGTTTCCGGACGACAAACTCCTGATCGTTATTTCCGCGATGGGCAAAACCACCAATGAACTGGAAAAGGTGGCCCAGAACTTTTACATGCGCAAAAGGGAAATATCGGCCCAGTTGCTGTATAATGTGGAGCAACATCATATACAGGTGGCAGAAGCCCTGCTGGGTACCCGCCAGCATCCTCTTTTTCAGCAGTTGCAACAATTCTTTACAGAAGCCGAATGGACCCTGGGTGAAAAACCCGTACGTTCCTATGACTACTACTACGATCAGCTGGTAGGCATGGGAGAACTCCTCAGCACTGCTATTGTGAGCGCATTCTTTAACACCGTAGGCCTTCATAACACCTGGCTCGATGTCAGAGATATCTTCCGTACCGATGATAACTTCAGGGATGCCAATATTGACTGGGCCTATACCCAGAAACAGGTGACCGATAAAGTGGCTCCGCTTTTCAACGAAACCAGTATCGTGATCGCTCAGGGCTTTATCGGAAGTACCGACCAGAACGAAAGCGTGACGCTGGGCAGGGAAGGCAGTGACTATTCCGCCGCTGTATTTGCCAATATGCTCGATGCTGAAAGCCAGACTATCTGGAAAGACGTGGAAGGCCTCAAAAATGCTGACCCCAAACTTTTCCCCAACACTATCAATATTCCTGAGATCAGTTACGGGGAAGTGATCGAAATGGCCTACTATGGTGCACAGGTGATCCACCCTAAAACCATCAAACCTTTACAGAACAAACAGATACCGCTGCTGGTAAAATGTTTCTTTGATAAAAACCTGCCTGGCACCATCATCAAAGAACAGGCAGACACCAGGCAGTTGCCCCCTATTATTGTGCTGAAACGAAACCAGGTATTGCTGACTATCACATCTAAAGACTATGCTTTTATCACAGAAGACAAGATCAGCGATATCTATGAAACCTTTCACCGTTTAAAAGTGAAAATCAATCTGATGCAGAACGGCGCCATCAGTTTTTCCTGCTGTATAGACCATAACCCGGAAAAGATAGAGCTGCTGATCAAAGCCCTTCACAGCGGATTTAAAATCGCCTATAATGAAGGCCTTGAGCTGCTTACCGTACGGTATTACCAGGACGGACTGCTGGAAGAACTGAGCAACCATCATACGGTATTGCTGGAACAACGTTCCAGAGTGACAGTACAGCGACTGCTGAAGAAATAA
- the nuoK gene encoding NADH-quinone oxidoreductase subunit NuoK — translation MNIHPTTAGLLLAGILFVLGLISVLIRRNIIFMLLSVEIMLNAAGLAFVVAASHWGQPDGQVMFMFILAMAAAEVSVGLALILQLYHQLRTLDSDEASRMKG, via the coding sequence ATGAACATACATCCCACTACAGCCGGTTTGTTGCTGGCAGGAATCCTGTTTGTGCTGGGCCTTATCAGCGTATTGATCAGACGCAACATCATCTTTATGCTGCTGTCTGTAGAAATCATGCTGAACGCTGCAGGACTCGCATTTGTGGTGGCTGCTTCCCACTGGGGACAACCAGATGGACAGGTAATGTTTATGTTTATCCTGGCAATGGCTGCCGCAGAGGTTTCGGTAGGGCTGGCATTGATACTGCAGCTCTATCACCAGCTGCGTACGCTCGACAGCGACGAAGCCAGCAGGATGAAAGGATAA
- the nuoI gene encoding NADH-quinone oxidoreductase subunit NuoI produces the protein MLSLLRSMWLVFLHMFHKRDTYQYPEQKAPLPARWRGRIALTRDPDGDERCVGCYLCAAACPVDCISLQATEDEHGRRYPEFFRINFSRCIFCGFCEEACPTYAIQLLPDFEMAEYNRQNLVYEKQDLLIPSQGKYPGYNYYKVAGLAIKNKDKGEAQDEEPPVDIKSLLP, from the coding sequence ATGCTGAGTCTATTGCGTAGTATGTGGCTGGTGTTTCTGCATATGTTCCATAAGCGGGATACTTACCAGTACCCCGAACAGAAAGCACCACTGCCGGCACGCTGGAGGGGACGTATTGCATTAACGCGCGACCCCGACGGAGATGAACGCTGTGTGGGCTGTTATCTCTGTGCTGCAGCCTGTCCGGTAGACTGTATTTCGCTGCAGGCCACGGAAGATGAACATGGCCGCCGCTACCCGGAGTTCTTCCGGATCAATTTCTCCCGTTGCATCTTCTGCGGTTTTTGTGAAGAAGCGTGTCCTACCTATGCGATACAGCTGTTGCCTGATTTTGAAATGGCAGAATACAACCGCCAGAACCTGGTGTATGAAAAACAGGATCTGCTGATTCCCAGTCAGGGCAAATATCCGGGCTACAACTATTACAAAGTGGCTGGTCTGGCTATCAAAAACAAAGACAAAGGAGAAGCGCAAGACGAAGAACCACCGGTAGATATCAAAAGTCTGTTACCATAA